Within the Candidatus Methylomirabilota bacterium genome, the region GGCATCCACGCTACGCGCGGGAAGATGACCGTGAAGGACTTCGTCGAGCTCATGGCCTGGCACGACGACAACCATCTCGACCAGCTCAAGCGCGCCCTCGACGGCAAGGCCTAAGGACCCGCCCGGCTCACACGAAAGGAGACCCACCATGATGCTGAAGCTCCGCACCCGCAAGGCGCTCGTCGCAAGCATCGCCGCCCTGGCCCTGCTCCTGACCGCCGGCCTCTACGCGATCGCGCAGCAGGCGATGGAAGAGAGCAAGCGCGATCGGACGGTGGGCGTTCCGGGCGGCAAGTACTATTTGCTGCCCGCCACGCTCGAGACGACCCAGTGGGGCTGGCTCGATCCCAACGAACCGCCCAAGCTCGTCGTCAAGTCGGGAGACACCGTGGCCGTCGAGACCATGATGCACGCTCACAACAAGGTTCAGCCCGGCACCACGATGGAAGAGATCATCGCGCTCCGGAAGGCCAACCCGGGAGGCGGGCCCCACTCCGTGACGGGCCCCATCTACGTGGAAGGCGCCGAGCCCGGCGACGTGATGGAGATCCGCTTCCTCAAGATCACGCCCAAGGCCTTCGGCATAAACTTCAACCTGCCGGGCAAGGAGTTCCCGACGATCGGCGCGCTCGCGTCCGAGATGCCCGACGGCTTCGTGAAGTACTTCTACCTCGACTGGGACAAGCGCCAGGCCGAGTTCAAGCCGGGCGTCATGATCGATCTTCAGCCCTTCCCCGGCACGTTTGCCGTCGGCATCGACCCCAAGGACCCGTCGCCTCGCAAGGGCGGCTCGACCGATCCGATGGCGCCCGTCTCCACGCTCCGGCCCTGGAAGAACGGCTCGAACATGGACATCAACGAGATACAGGAAGGCTCGACCCTCTTCATCCCGATCTTCGTCAAGGGCGGGCTCGTGTGGACCGGCGACTCGCACTGCCGCCAGGGCAACGGCGAGGTCAACCTGACGGCGCTCGAATGCGCGTACCGCGAGATCGTGATGCAGCTCATCGTCCGCAAGGACATGAAGCTCGAGTGGCCGCGCATCGAGACCAGGACCCACTGGATTGCGACCGGCTTCGACGAGGACCTCAACAAGGCCATGGTCAACGCGGTTCGCGAAGCCGTGGATATGCTGGCCGCCCAGAAAATGGTGCCGCTCAGCCGGTACGAGGCGTACTCGCTCGTGTCCATGGTCGGCGACTGCCGGGTCAGTCAGGTGGTGGACGTCCGCAAGGGCGTGCACTGCATGATCCCGAAGTCGGTCTTCACCGCCAAGAAGTAACCGCTGTGCTGCGGGCGCTTCTCGGCGCCTGGCTCGTCTTTTGGGTCGTCGCGGCTGCGTGGGTGGCCGCCACTCCCGCGTGGGGCGGCGGCCCGCTGGCCGTCGTGGCGACCTCGACCGACCTCAAGGCGCTGGTCGAGGAGGTCGGCGGGGACCGCGTGCGCGTCGAAGCGCTCGCCCCGCCGCTCGCGGACCCGCACGCGGTCGAGATAAAGCCGGGGCAGATCGCCGCGCTCCGCGGCGCGGCGCTCCTCGTCCGGGTCGGTCTCGACCACGAGCCGTGGCTGGCGGGGCTGCTCCGGACCCTCGGCGACTCCCGCTTCGGTCCGGGCGGCGCGAACATCCTCGACTGCTCGAAGGGCATCGACCTTCTGCAGGCCGATACCGCGCGGGTCAAGCCCGAGCGAGGCGACCATGTCCACGGCTTCGGCAACACGCACTACTGGCTCGATCCTGAAAACGCGCGGCCGATCACCGCGGGCATCCTGGAAGGGCTCGTGCGCCTCGCCCCAAGCGATCGCGCGTACTTCGAGTCGCGCCGCGCGGCCTTCCTCAAGCGCCTCGACGCGGGGCTCAAGCGCTGGACGGAGGCGATGGGTCCGTATCGCGGCACAAAGGTCGTCGTGGTCCACGAGAGCTGGCCGTACTTCGCCAGGCGCTTCGGCCTCCAGATCGTGGCGGCCGTCGAGCCCGTGCCTGGAGTCCCGCCCCCTCCCGCCTACCTGGCCACACTCACGAGGCAAATGAAAGACGCGAACGTGCGCGTGCTGATCGTCGAGCCCTACTCGAGCGCCGCGCTCGTCGCCCGCGTCGCGTCGCTGAGCGGCGCCCGCGCCGTGACGCTCGTGGCCTCGGTCGGCGGCGCTCCCGAGGCCCGAGACTACCTCGCCCTCTTCGACCTCGACGTGGCGCGCCTCGTCGAGGCGCTCCGCGCCCGCTGATGCTCGAATTCCTCTGGCTGCCCTTCCTCGCGTGCCTCGTGCTGACGGGCATCCACGTGTACCTCGGGCTCCACGTCTTGGCCCGCGGCGTCATCTTCGTGGACCTGGCGTTGGCGCAGGTCGCCGCGCTCGGCATCACGATCGCCTTCCTCGCGGGCCATCCGATCCAGAGCGAGGCGGCCTACTGGTACGCGCTCGTCTTCACCGTCGGCGGCGCCGCGCTCTTTTCCCTGACGCGCATCCGCCGCGCGGTCGCCATCCCGCAGGAGGCCATCATCGGCATCGTCTACGCGGTCTCGGCGGCGCTCACCGTCCTGGTCGTGGACCGCGCGCCGCAGGGCGCGGAGCACATCAAGCAGCTCCTCGTCGGAAGC harbors:
- a CDS encoding acetamidase/formamidase family protein, which translates into the protein MMLKLRTRKALVASIAALALLLTAGLYAIAQQAMEESKRDRTVGVPGGKYYLLPATLETTQWGWLDPNEPPKLVVKSGDTVAVETMMHAHNKVQPGTTMEEIIALRKANPGGGPHSVTGPIYVEGAEPGDVMEIRFLKITPKAFGINFNLPGKEFPTIGALASEMPDGFVKYFYLDWDKRQAEFKPGVMIDLQPFPGTFAVGIDPKDPSPRKGGSTDPMAPVSTLRPWKNGSNMDINEIQEGSTLFIPIFVKGGLVWTGDSHCRQGNGEVNLTALECAYREIVMQLIVRKDMKLEWPRIETRTHWIATGFDEDLNKAMVNAVREAVDMLAAQKMVPLSRYEAYSLVSMVGDCRVSQVVDVRKGVHCMIPKSVFTAKK
- a CDS encoding metal ABC transporter substrate-binding protein, giving the protein MLRALLGAWLVFWVVAAAWVAATPAWGGGPLAVVATSTDLKALVEEVGGDRVRVEALAPPLADPHAVEIKPGQIAALRGAALLVRVGLDHEPWLAGLLRTLGDSRFGPGGANILDCSKGIDLLQADTARVKPERGDHVHGFGNTHYWLDPENARPITAGILEGLVRLAPSDRAYFESRRAAFLKRLDAGLKRWTEAMGPYRGTKVVVVHESWPYFARRFGLQIVAAVEPVPGVPPPPAYLATLTRQMKDANVRVLIVEPYSSAALVARVASLSGARAVTLVASVGGAPEARDYLALFDLDVARLVEALRAR